Proteins from a single region of Nocardioides anomalus:
- a CDS encoding carbohydrate ABC transporter permease gives MTVTTTAPAPTPALPDDVPVERPRRRRAGRLPYALVLPATALLALSLAYPLIRQVVLSFHEYGLAQQFGQPAAWVGLDNYRALVSDAYLWNVVLRTVVFCLFNAGVTMLLGMGVALLMRLMSGPVRLLVQAGLLLAWAMPVVASLTVWQWLFDTQYGVVNWTLTHIGGDYQGHSWLLEPLSFFFVATVIVVWMSVPFVAFTSYAALTQVSEDLTEAAELDGAGAWQRLRHVVLPSIRPVLLVIALLQVIWDLRVFTQIYVLQKAGGVTRDTNLLGTYIYRLGIGGGDFGTAAAVAMFMLALTVLLTAPYVRLMLKAEED, from the coding sequence GTGACCGTGACGACCACCGCGCCGGCGCCGACGCCGGCGCTGCCCGACGACGTACCCGTGGAGCGGCCGCGCCGGCGCCGCGCGGGCCGGCTGCCCTACGCGCTGGTCCTGCCCGCCACCGCGCTCCTCGCGCTCTCGCTGGCCTACCCGCTCATCCGGCAGGTGGTGCTGTCCTTCCACGAGTACGGCCTGGCCCAGCAGTTCGGCCAGCCGGCCGCGTGGGTCGGGCTGGACAACTACCGGGCGCTGGTCAGCGACGCCTACCTGTGGAACGTCGTGCTCCGAACGGTCGTCTTCTGCCTGTTCAACGCCGGCGTCACGATGCTGCTCGGGATGGGCGTCGCGCTGCTCATGCGGCTGATGTCCGGACCGGTCCGGCTGCTGGTGCAGGCGGGCCTGCTGCTGGCGTGGGCGATGCCGGTGGTCGCGTCGCTGACGGTCTGGCAGTGGCTCTTCGACACCCAGTACGGCGTCGTGAACTGGACCCTCACCCACATCGGCGGCGACTACCAGGGCCACTCCTGGCTGCTCGAGCCGCTGTCGTTCTTCTTCGTGGCCACGGTGATCGTGGTGTGGATGAGCGTGCCGTTCGTGGCCTTCACCAGCTACGCCGCGCTCACCCAGGTCAGCGAGGACCTCACCGAGGCCGCCGAGCTCGACGGCGCCGGCGCGTGGCAGCGGCTGCGCCACGTCGTGCTGCCCTCGATCCGGCCGGTGCTGCTGGTCATCGCGCTGCTCCAGGTCATCTGGGACCTGCGCGTCTTCACCCAGATCTACGTCCTCCAGAAGGCCGGCGGCGTCACCCGCGACACCAACCTGCTCGGCACCTACATCTACCGGCTCGGCATCGGCGGCGGCGACTTCGGCACGGCCGCCGCGGTGGCGATGTTCATGCTCGCGCTGACCGTGCTGCTCACCGCGCCGTACGTGCGCCTGATGCTCAAGGCCGAGGAGGACTAG
- a CDS encoding carbohydrate ABC transporter permease has product MARRTSPTVRWSANLAGLVVFALCAFPVYWMVNTSLLPRREINVPDPTFIPLGGTLDNYRRVLEGGRFFDALWMSLGVTVATVVVSLAFAFLAALAVTRFRFRGRKSFIFALLLIQMIPVEGLFISQYKMLEGFHLLNTIAGLTLVYVANVLPFTVWTLRGFVAGVPYELEEAAMMDGCSRFQAFRKITFPLLAPGLVATGVFGFIQAWNEFTLAVVVMTRDDKKTLPVWLAGFLDANRGIDWGGVMAGSTLIAIPVIVFFLIVQGRMVSGLTAGAVKG; this is encoded by the coding sequence GTGGCCCGTCGTACGTCGCCCACGGTCCGCTGGAGCGCCAACCTGGCCGGCCTGGTGGTCTTCGCGCTCTGTGCGTTCCCGGTCTACTGGATGGTCAACACCTCGCTGCTGCCGCGCCGCGAGATCAACGTGCCGGACCCGACGTTCATCCCGCTCGGCGGCACCCTGGACAACTACCGCCGGGTGCTCGAGGGCGGCCGGTTCTTCGACGCGCTCTGGATGAGCCTGGGCGTCACCGTGGCCACCGTCGTGGTGTCGCTGGCCTTCGCGTTCCTGGCCGCACTGGCCGTGACCCGGTTCCGCTTCCGGGGGCGCAAGTCGTTCATCTTCGCGCTGCTGCTGATCCAGATGATCCCCGTCGAGGGCCTGTTCATCAGCCAGTACAAGATGCTCGAGGGCTTCCACCTGCTCAACACCATCGCCGGGCTCACGCTGGTCTACGTCGCCAACGTGCTGCCCTTCACGGTCTGGACCCTGCGCGGCTTCGTGGCCGGGGTGCCCTACGAGCTCGAGGAGGCCGCGATGATGGACGGCTGCTCGCGCTTCCAGGCCTTCCGCAAGATCACCTTCCCGCTGCTCGCGCCCGGGCTGGTCGCGACCGGCGTCTTCGGCTTCATCCAGGCCTGGAACGAGTTCACGCTCGCGGTCGTGGTGATGACCCGCGACGACAAGAAGACGCTGCCGGTGTGGCTGGCCGGCTTCCTCGACGCCAACCGCGGCATCGACTGGGGCGGCGTGATGGCCGGCTCCACGCTCATCGCGATCCCGGTCATCGTCTTCTTCCTCATCGTCCAGGGCCGGATGGTCAGCGGGCTGACCGCGGGGGCGGTGAAGGGGTGA
- a CDS encoding glycoside hydrolase family 3 N-terminal domain-containing protein, with amino-acid sequence MSLESLALRVLLPAFPGATLAPDVRALLADGLGGVCLFGSNTADGPEAVAALTAAIRAVAPDAVVAVDEEGGDVTRLHGQDGSPVLGALALGHVDDLDLTRAAGRAVGAELAALGITLDLGPVADVNSNPDNPVIGTRSFGSDPALVARHVAAWTTGLQSAGVAACAKHFPGHGDTAVDSHLALPVVEADLDTLAARELVPFEAAVAAGVAAVMTSHVVVPALDPDRPATLSPVVLGLLRDRLGFRGVVVSDALDMAGASGGRGIPEAAVLSLAAGADLLCLGADKDVALVREVQAAVVTAVRDGRLPEERLVEAAQAIDGLHRAAASPVTVTGPLPDLRGATVVRVDSAPTIAVGDTTWGLPADVVVAPGATDLPPGPLVLQVRDAHRQPAVQATLAAAPVGSVVVEWGWPGRRTDHLPTVEARGWSRPGAAAVADVLRGAGW; translated from the coding sequence GTGAGCCTGGAGTCGCTGGCGCTGCGCGTCCTGCTGCCGGCCTTCCCCGGCGCGACGCTCGCCCCGGACGTGCGCGCGCTGCTGGCCGACGGGCTGGGCGGGGTCTGCCTGTTCGGCTCCAACACCGCCGACGGCCCCGAGGCCGTGGCCGCGCTGACCGCGGCGATCCGCGCGGTCGCGCCGGACGCGGTGGTGGCCGTCGACGAGGAGGGTGGCGACGTCACCCGGCTGCACGGGCAGGACGGCTCGCCGGTGCTCGGCGCGCTGGCCCTCGGCCACGTCGACGACCTCGACCTGACCCGGGCCGCCGGCCGCGCGGTCGGCGCCGAGCTGGCCGCGCTCGGGATCACCCTCGACCTCGGCCCGGTCGCCGACGTGAACTCCAACCCGGACAACCCGGTCATCGGCACGCGCTCCTTCGGCAGCGACCCCGCCCTGGTCGCCCGGCACGTCGCCGCCTGGACCACCGGCCTGCAGTCCGCGGGCGTCGCGGCCTGCGCCAAGCACTTCCCGGGCCACGGCGACACCGCGGTGGACAGCCACCTGGCCCTGCCGGTCGTCGAGGCCGACCTCGACACGCTGGCCGCGCGCGAGCTGGTGCCGTTCGAGGCCGCGGTCGCGGCCGGCGTCGCCGCCGTGATGACCTCGCACGTCGTCGTGCCGGCGCTCGACCCCGACCGGCCGGCCACGCTGAGCCCGGTCGTGCTCGGGCTGCTGCGCGACCGGCTCGGCTTCCGCGGCGTCGTGGTGAGCGACGCCCTGGACATGGCCGGCGCCTCCGGCGGTCGCGGGATCCCCGAGGCGGCGGTGCTCTCGCTCGCGGCCGGCGCGGACCTGCTCTGCCTCGGCGCGGACAAGGACGTCGCGCTGGTCCGCGAGGTCCAGGCCGCGGTGGTCACCGCCGTCCGCGACGGGCGGCTGCCGGAGGAGCGGCTGGTCGAGGCGGCCCAGGCGATCGACGGGCTGCACCGTGCCGCCGCGTCGCCGGTCACCGTCACCGGGCCGCTGCCGGACCTGCGGGGGGCGACCGTCGTCCGCGTGGACTCCGCGCCGACCATCGCGGTCGGCGACACCACCTGGGGCCTGCCCGCCGACGTGGTCGTCGCGCCGGGCGCCACCGACCTGCCGCCCGGTCCGCTGGTCCTCCAGGTCCGTGACGCCCACCGCCAGCCCGCCGTGCAGGCCACGCTGGCGGCCGCGCCTGTGGGCTCGGTCGTGGTCGAGTGGGGCTGGCCGGGTCGGCGTACCGACCACCTGCCGACCGTCGAGGCCCGCGGCTGGTCGCGGCCCGGCGCGGCCGCGGTGGCCGACGTGCTGAGAGGAGCCGGCTGGTGA
- a CDS encoding ROK family protein, translating into MSAAIGLDIGATKTLGVRLDDDGRVLEQVREPTEPGPEGILRTAAQVVTDLGSAASIGLGIPGLVDPERGAVKHAVNLGVDGEWVPLRAELEQRLGVSVAVENDVNVATLGAVALSGIRDLVYLSIGTGLAAGLVLDGTLRRGATGAAGEIGHVPIDPSGALCQCGQRGCLETVASGRALAEAWPSGDEPPAQALFAAAAAGDVKAIAVRDRFAAGVADAVRTLCLSVDPTTIVLGGGVAHLGAPLVEAVADALRAQAAASPFLTSLDLAARIRAVPADQPVAAIGAALLGRP; encoded by the coding sequence GTGAGCGCGGCGATCGGTCTCGACATCGGGGCCACCAAGACCCTCGGCGTCCGCCTGGACGACGACGGCCGGGTGCTCGAGCAGGTCCGCGAGCCCACCGAGCCCGGCCCCGAGGGCATCCTGCGCACCGCAGCCCAGGTCGTCACCGACCTCGGCTCCGCGGCCTCGATCGGGCTCGGCATCCCCGGGCTCGTGGACCCGGAGCGGGGTGCGGTCAAGCACGCGGTCAACCTCGGCGTGGACGGCGAGTGGGTGCCGCTGCGCGCCGAGCTCGAGCAGCGCCTGGGCGTGTCCGTCGCGGTCGAGAACGACGTCAACGTGGCCACCCTCGGGGCGGTCGCGCTGAGCGGCATCCGCGACCTGGTCTACCTCTCCATCGGCACCGGCCTGGCCGCCGGCCTGGTCCTCGACGGCACCCTGCGGCGCGGCGCCACGGGCGCGGCCGGCGAGATCGGGCACGTGCCCATCGACCCGTCCGGCGCGCTGTGCCAGTGCGGCCAGCGCGGCTGCCTGGAGACGGTGGCCTCCGGTCGCGCCCTGGCCGAGGCCTGGCCCTCCGGCGACGAGCCGCCGGCCCAGGCGCTGTTCGCCGCGGCCGCCGCCGGAGACGTCAAGGCCATCGCGGTCCGCGACCGGTTCGCCGCCGGCGTGGCCGACGCGGTACGCACCCTGTGCCTGTCGGTGGACCCGACGACGATCGTGCTCGGTGGCGGCGTGGCGCACCTCGGCGCGCCGCTGGTCGAGGCCGTCGCCGACGCGCTGCGCGCCCAGGCCGCCGCGTCGCCGTTCCTCACCTCGCTCGACCTGGCCGCGCGGATCCGCGCGGTCCCCGCCGACCAGCCCGTGGCGGCCATCGGGGCGGCCCTGCTCGGTCGGCCCTGA
- a CDS encoding glucosamine-6-phosphate deaminase, whose protein sequence is MGRHRAGTGPAYDAVTAFLLDEYVGLSPGHPQSYRATIARELTDDLGLPADRVHGPDPADPQAAGPAYEAELEAAGGVDLQVLGIGSDGHLAFNEPGSSLASRTRIKTLTEETRRDNARFFAAVDEVPRHVLTQGLGTILRARHLLLIATGAGKAEAVAAAVEGPLSASCPASVLQLHPHATVLLDPDAASRLAGTEHYREVYAAKPAWQGL, encoded by the coding sequence GTGGGCCGGCACCGGGCCGGCACCGGTCCGGCCTACGACGCGGTGACGGCGTTCCTGCTCGACGAGTACGTCGGACTGTCGCCCGGCCACCCGCAGTCCTACCGCGCGACCATCGCCCGCGAGCTCACCGACGACCTCGGCCTGCCCGCCGACCGGGTGCACGGCCCGGACCCCGCCGACCCGCAGGCCGCGGGTCCGGCGTACGAGGCGGAGCTGGAGGCCGCGGGCGGCGTCGACCTCCAGGTCCTCGGCATCGGCAGCGACGGCCACCTGGCCTTCAACGAGCCCGGCTCGTCGCTGGCGTCGCGGACCCGGATCAAGACGCTGACCGAGGAGACCCGCCGCGACAACGCGCGGTTCTTCGCCGCGGTCGACGAGGTCCCGCGCCACGTGCTGACCCAGGGTCTGGGCACCATCCTGCGCGCGCGCCACCTGCTGCTCATCGCCACCGGGGCCGGCAAGGCCGAGGCGGTGGCCGCCGCCGTCGAGGGTCCGCTGTCCGCCTCCTGCCCCGCCTCGGTGCTGCAGCTGCACCCGCACGCCACCGTCCTGCTCGACCCCGACGCGGCGTCGCGGTTGGCGGGCACCGAGCACTACCGCGAGGTGTACGCCGCGAAGCCCGCGTGGCAGGGCCTCTGA
- a CDS encoding RNA polymerase sigma factor, giving the protein MGHAPGEDEPGGERALVDRARRGDPDAWEQLYRRAYPRLVAYARRRLVTEEQAEEAVSETMVRAMDAIGRYRPGAAGLQGWLFGIARNVVLERYRSGSRLRATDPAALAARAAPTHPGPEHAVLDAEERVLLRQAFDRLSPQDQELLELRVVAGLDAEQVGALTGKRAGAVRMAQSRALARLRAELEGLSA; this is encoded by the coding sequence ATGGGTCATGCACCGGGTGAGGACGAGCCCGGCGGCGAGCGCGCCCTGGTCGACCGCGCCCGTCGCGGTGACCCGGACGCGTGGGAGCAGCTCTACCGCCGGGCCTACCCGCGGCTGGTCGCCTACGCGCGGCGCCGGCTGGTCACCGAGGAGCAGGCGGAGGAGGCGGTGAGCGAGACGATGGTGCGGGCCATGGACGCGATCGGTCGCTACCGCCCCGGTGCGGCGGGGCTGCAGGGCTGGCTGTTCGGCATCGCGCGCAACGTGGTGCTCGAGCGCTACCGGTCCGGGTCCCGGCTGCGGGCGACCGACCCGGCCGCCCTGGCCGCGCGGGCGGCGCCGACCCACCCCGGACCTGAGCACGCGGTGCTCGACGCCGAGGAGCGCGTGCTGCTGCGCCAGGCCTTCGACCGGCTCTCGCCGCAGGACCAGGAGCTGCTGGAGCTGCGGGTGGTGGCCGGTCTCGACGCCGAGCAGGTGGGGGCCCTGACCGGCAAGCGGGCGGGCGCGGTCCGGATGGCACAGTCACGGGCGTTGGCGCGGCTGCGGGCGGAGCTGGAGGGGCTGAGCGCATGA
- a CDS encoding PucR family transcriptional regulator: protein MTLSPAAVKEMRSQLPHLADDIVSAIVQEVPAYRDAFSGPMGQTISNAVRLALGGFLTLAGRSKASDQRTTALATEGSYQLGRGEARSGRSTDALLAAYRIGARVAWRELSSTGVRHGLGADVLADFAQLVFAYIDEQSAAAVAGHSEETETTGRVRQRLLDRLAELLLEGASADELTHAAERAGWPEPRTLTAVLAPTETVRAVVVGLPRETLQVPEADGDGLLLVPDVRRSGLLRTLRDHDALAGPTVAWREVRRSVDRAVRARALGVERDTESALPHLVLHADEDALADLRAQALAPLDALKPSARDKLADTLRAWLLHQGRRDDVAKALFVHPQTVRYRMGQLRDLYGDRLEDPDTVLALTLALA, encoded by the coding sequence GTGACGCTGTCACCCGCCGCCGTCAAGGAGATGCGGTCACAGCTGCCGCACCTGGCCGACGACATCGTCTCGGCCATCGTGCAGGAGGTCCCGGCCTACCGCGACGCCTTCAGCGGGCCGATGGGCCAGACCATCAGCAACGCCGTGCGCCTCGCGCTGGGCGGCTTCCTGACCCTGGCGGGGCGCAGCAAGGCCAGTGACCAGCGCACCACCGCGCTGGCCACCGAGGGGTCCTACCAGCTCGGCCGCGGCGAGGCCCGCAGCGGCCGCTCGACCGACGCCCTGCTCGCGGCGTACCGCATCGGTGCGCGGGTGGCCTGGCGCGAGCTGTCCTCGACCGGGGTGCGCCACGGGCTCGGCGCCGACGTGCTGGCCGACTTCGCCCAGCTGGTCTTCGCCTACATCGACGAGCAGTCCGCGGCCGCGGTCGCAGGGCACAGCGAGGAGACCGAGACCACCGGCCGCGTGCGGCAGCGGCTGCTGGACCGGCTGGCCGAGCTGCTCCTGGAGGGTGCGTCCGCCGACGAGCTCACCCACGCCGCCGAGCGCGCCGGCTGGCCCGAGCCGCGCACCCTCACCGCCGTGCTGGCGCCCACCGAGACGGTCAGGGCGGTGGTGGTCGGCCTGCCGCGCGAGACGCTGCAGGTGCCCGAGGCGGACGGCGACGGGCTGCTGCTGGTGCCCGACGTGCGCCGGAGCGGGCTGCTGCGCACCCTGCGCGACCACGACGCCCTGGCCGGACCCACCGTCGCCTGGCGCGAGGTGCGCCGCTCGGTGGACCGGGCCGTGCGCGCCCGCGCCCTCGGCGTCGAGCGCGACACCGAGTCCGCGCTCCCCCACCTGGTGCTGCACGCCGACGAGGACGCCCTGGCCGACCTGCGCGCCCAGGCCCTCGCGCCCCTGGACGCCCTCAAGCCCAGCGCCCGGGACAAGCTGGCCGACACCCTGCGCGCCTGGCTGCTCCACCAGGGCCGCCGCGACGACGTGGCCAAGGCGCTGTTCGTGCACCCGCAGACCGTGCGCTACCGGATGGGCCAGCTGCGCGACCTGTACGGCGACCGCCTGGAGGACCCCGACACCGTGCTGGCCCTCACCCTCGCGCTCGCCTGA
- a CDS encoding fatty acid desaturase yields the protein MASYSASGPTRGPAVGGSLRNAVRRVAEAAVTPLEISDVLDVFHPLRRGRHALQGRIVSVTPETAESATILVKPGRDWAGHVPGQYVRVGVDVDGVRLWRTYSLTHGPRGDRFLSFTVKAIPGGVVSQHLVHRARPGQWLQLEQAEGEFVLPVPLPPKLLLVTAGSGITPVIGMLRNLYSRRVPQATDIVLVAVNQTEHSAIFRDELRAHARDGHLRLVERYDDRDGLLDVATLPGLVPDVAERLTYACGPAGLLDALEAHHTGLGLPLTTERFRPVLVEPGEGGHRHLRLRPGGRGRRRDPDPRRRRGRRRPHAQRVPDGHLHGLRRAHDVRCRARPAQRRRHHCCPRRDRPRRRTDPDLHQRCCRCLRDQGDPMTTITKKPESPIAHLTPEDIEQIGIELDTIRQDVLDDRGERDAAYIRRVIAVQRRLELGSRAVLLGSALPPLFVLGTVGLSISKILENMEIGHNVLHGQWDWMRDPKIHSTTWEWDMATPAKQWQHSHNQVHHTYTNIVGQDNDLGYGIMRVDEDQRWHPAYLAQPFWNFLNACFFEYGIAAYDLQLGRNLRIPKDRRPESFEAEVSQVLKKIRNQATKDYVVNPAIALPFGGFLPTLAANAIANVVRNLWSHSVIMCGHFPEGVETFEKNAIPEDETRGEWYLRQMLGSANISGSAFLHLMSGNLSHQIEHHLFPDLPSNRYAEIAPKVRALFEKYDLTYCSRPMPQQVYSAWHKVVRLSLPNGWLATTNRKNVGSQLKLLWGMTAKGPKVRRAAQARLNQQLRRRTA from the coding sequence ATGGCGTCCTACTCAGCCTCCGGCCCGACCCGCGGCCCCGCCGTGGGCGGATCGCTGCGCAACGCCGTGCGCCGGGTGGCCGAGGCCGCGGTGACGCCGCTGGAGATCAGCGACGTCCTCGACGTCTTCCACCCGCTGCGCCGGGGTCGGCACGCCCTCCAGGGCCGCATCGTGTCGGTCACGCCCGAGACCGCCGAGTCCGCCACCATCCTGGTCAAGCCGGGTCGCGACTGGGCCGGCCACGTGCCGGGGCAGTACGTCCGCGTCGGGGTCGACGTCGACGGCGTCCGCCTGTGGCGCACCTACTCGCTCACCCACGGTCCGCGCGGTGACCGGTTCCTCAGCTTCACGGTCAAGGCCATCCCGGGCGGGGTCGTCAGCCAGCACCTCGTGCACCGCGCCCGCCCCGGCCAGTGGCTCCAGCTCGAGCAGGCCGAGGGCGAGTTCGTCCTCCCCGTGCCGCTGCCGCCCAAACTGTTGCTGGTCACCGCCGGCTCCGGCATCACGCCGGTGATCGGGATGCTGCGCAACCTGTACTCCCGGCGCGTCCCGCAGGCCACCGACATCGTGCTGGTCGCCGTCAACCAGACCGAGCACTCCGCGATCTTCCGCGACGAGCTGCGTGCTCACGCCCGCGACGGCCACCTGCGCCTGGTCGAGCGGTACGACGACCGCGACGGCCTCCTCGACGTGGCCACCCTGCCCGGCCTCGTGCCCGACGTGGCCGAGCGGCTGACCTACGCCTGCGGCCCGGCCGGCCTGCTCGACGCCCTCGAGGCGCACCACACCGGGCTCGGGCTGCCGCTGACCACCGAGCGGTTCCGCCCGGTGCTCGTCGAGCCCGGCGAGGGGGGGCACCGTCACCTTCGCCTCCGGCCTGGAGGTCGAGGCCGACGGCGCGACCCCGATCCTCGACGCCGCCGAGGCCGCCGGCGTCCTCATGCCCAGCGGGTGCCGGATGGGCATCTGCATGGGCTGCGTCGTGCCCATGACGTCCGGTGCCGTGCGCGACCTGCGCAACGGCGCCGTCACCACTGCTGTCCCCGGCGAGACCGGCCGCGACGGCGTACCGATCCAGACCTGCATCAGCGCTGCTGCCGGTGCCTGCGAGATCAGGGAGACCCGATGACCACCATCACCAAGAAGCCCGAGAGCCCGATCGCCCACCTCACCCCCGAGGACATCGAGCAGATCGGCATCGAGCTCGACACCATCCGCCAGGACGTCCTCGACGACCGCGGCGAGCGCGACGCGGCGTACATCCGTCGGGTCATCGCCGTCCAGCGCCGCCTCGAGCTCGGCTCGCGCGCGGTGCTGCTCGGCTCGGCGCTGCCGCCGCTGTTCGTGCTCGGCACGGTCGGGCTGTCGATCTCCAAGATCCTCGAGAACATGGAGATCGGCCACAACGTCCTGCACGGGCAGTGGGACTGGATGCGCGACCCCAAGATCCACTCCACGACGTGGGAGTGGGACATGGCCACGCCCGCCAAGCAGTGGCAGCACTCGCACAACCAGGTGCACCACACCTACACGAACATCGTCGGCCAGGACAACGACCTCGGCTACGGCATCATGCGCGTCGACGAGGACCAGCGCTGGCACCCGGCGTACCTCGCCCAGCCGTTCTGGAACTTCCTCAACGCCTGCTTCTTCGAGTACGGCATCGCGGCCTACGACCTCCAGCTCGGCCGCAACCTGCGCATCCCCAAGGACCGCCGCCCGGAGTCCTTCGAGGCCGAGGTGAGCCAGGTCCTGAAGAAGATCCGCAACCAGGCCACCAAGGACTACGTGGTCAACCCGGCCATCGCGCTGCCGTTCGGCGGCTTCCTGCCCACGCTGGCCGCGAACGCGATCGCCAACGTCGTGCGCAACCTGTGGTCGCACTCGGTGATCATGTGCGGGCACTTCCCCGAGGGCGTCGAGACCTTCGAGAAGAACGCGATCCCCGAGGACGAGACCCGCGGCGAGTGGTACCTGCGCCAGATGCTCGGCTCGGCCAACATCTCCGGCTCGGCCTTCCTGCACCTGATGAGCGGCAACCTCAGCCACCAGATCGAGCACCACCTGTTCCCGGACCTGCCGTCGAACCGGTACGCCGAGATCGCGCCCAAGGTCCGCGCGCTGTTCGAGAAGTACGACCTCACCTACTGCAGCCGCCCGATGCCGCAGCAGGTCTACTCCGCCTGGCACAAGGTGGTCCGGCTCTCGCTGCCCAACGGCTGGCTGGCCACGACCAACCGCAAGAACGTCGGCTCGCAGCTCAAGCTGCTGTGGGGCATGACCGCCAAGGGCCCCAAGGTGCGCCGCGCCGCGCAGGCCCGGCTCAACCAGCAGCTGCGTCGGCGTACTGCCTGA
- a CDS encoding glycoside hydrolase family 6 protein: MSPLRRPALRAAAAAALLVGSLGAGCSDPAAPTAEPAAPSASAAPSAPTTTPTTTPTTTLTPTPDPAAQRAARKAAKQAARVEAQRQAEQAAKKARKKAEREARREVFAARRANPLAGRPWGNYYGDGDQAWAPYERSSGETRALLGQIVLQPRSKWFGGWIPDGEIEEKVRGYIANAQDGDPDKLVQLATFRMEPWEHAACGSLPGPAQQAGYRAWTDALARGIGDAHVAITLQADGPFALCAPGGSGVYSDLIRYSAQRLGALPNAAVYIDAGAEDWLNGDVDEALRLLVPAGVEYVRGFSMNNTHYNSTEREVAFGAEVVRALAERGIEDKHFVVNTSSNGRPFAGGDYDGRGHFDNADLCRSVDDTTCVTLGIPPTTHVSDPAWGMSEQNGRDAALYCDAFMWIGRPWLFMQADPFDLQRALQLVRTWPFRQYADAAAG, from the coding sequence ATGAGCCCCCTCCGCCGACCTGCGCTCCGCGCCGCCGCGGCCGCCGCCCTCCTGGTGGGCTCACTCGGGGCGGGCTGCTCCGACCCCGCGGCGCCGACGGCCGAGCCGGCCGCGCCGAGCGCCAGCGCCGCCCCGAGCGCCCCGACGACGACTCCGACGACGACTCCGACGACGACTCTGACCCCCACACCCGACCCCGCCGCGCAACGCGCCGCGCGCAAGGCCGCGAAGCAGGCCGCCCGCGTGGAGGCCCAGCGCCAGGCCGAGCAGGCCGCGAAGAAGGCCCGCAAGAAGGCCGAGCGTGAGGCCCGCCGCGAGGTCTTCGCCGCTCGGCGGGCCAACCCCCTGGCCGGGCGGCCGTGGGGCAACTACTACGGCGACGGCGACCAGGCGTGGGCGCCGTACGAGCGCTCGTCGGGCGAGACCCGCGCGCTGCTGGGCCAGATCGTGCTGCAGCCGCGGTCGAAGTGGTTCGGTGGGTGGATCCCGGACGGGGAGATCGAGGAGAAGGTCCGCGGCTACATCGCCAACGCACAGGACGGCGACCCGGACAAGCTGGTGCAGCTGGCGACCTTCCGGATGGAGCCGTGGGAGCACGCGGCCTGCGGGTCGCTGCCGGGCCCGGCGCAGCAGGCGGGCTACCGCGCGTGGACCGACGCGCTGGCCCGCGGCATCGGCGACGCGCACGTGGCGATCACGCTCCAGGCCGACGGGCCGTTCGCGCTGTGCGCGCCGGGCGGCTCAGGCGTCTACAGCGACCTGATCCGCTACTCCGCGCAGCGGCTCGGCGCACTGCCGAACGCCGCGGTGTACATCGACGCGGGCGCCGAGGACTGGCTCAACGGCGACGTGGACGAGGCGCTCCGGCTGCTCGTCCCGGCCGGGGTGGAGTACGTCCGGGGCTTCTCGATGAACAACACCCACTACAACTCCACCGAGCGCGAGGTCGCGTTCGGGGCCGAGGTGGTGCGGGCGCTGGCCGAGCGCGGGATCGAGGACAAGCACTTCGTGGTCAACACCTCGTCCAACGGCCGGCCGTTCGCGGGCGGTGACTACGACGGCAGGGGCCACTTCGACAACGCCGACCTGTGCCGCTCGGTCGACGACACCACCTGCGTGACGCTCGGGATCCCGCCGACCACGCACGTCTCCGACCCGGCCTGGGGCATGTCGGAGCAGAACGGCCGCGACGCCGCGCTCTACTGCGACGCCTTCATGTGGATCGGCCGGCCGTGGCTGTTCATGCAGGCCGACCCGTTCGACCTGCAGCGAGCCCTGCAGCTGGTGCGGACCTGGCCCTTCAGGCAGTACGCCGACGCAGCTGCTGGTTGA